A single window of Streptomyces xanthii DNA harbors:
- the chpH gene encoding chaplin ChpH yields MIKKVVAAAAATGGLVLAGAGIAAADAGAQGAAVKSPGVLSGNVIQVPVHVPVNLCGNTVNVIGLLNPAFGNTCVNN; encoded by the coding sequence ATGATCAAGAAGGTCGTCGCTGCTGCGGCTGCCACTGGTGGCCTCGTGCTCGCGGGTGCGGGCATCGCCGCTGCCGACGCCGGTGCTCAGGGTGCCGCCGTGAAGTCCCCCGGTGTGCTCTCGGGCAACGTCATCCAGGTGCCGGTCCACGTCCCGGTGAACCTCTGTGGCAACACCGTGAACGTGATCGGGCTGCTCAACCCCGCCTTCGGCAACACCTGCGTCAACAACTGA
- a CDS encoding chaplin has protein sequence MRQVMRKGLITVAAASGALAVTGGIAYADAGATGTASDSPGVASGNSVQAPVHVPVNVCGNTIDVIGLLNPAAGNSCANTSDASDDDGSGDDSYGGSSSSGGGSHAGGHTSDSPGVGSGNNVQLPIDLPVNACGNTVDVIGIGNPAGGNDCANGESTPPPVTPPTEPPVTPHHPGTPEKPPVTPRTPDQPNKPGTQTVTPPKGQSQLAETGSSLPIGAAGAASAGALLAGAVLYRRAKAGV, from the coding sequence ATGCGACAGGTCATGCGCAAAGGCCTGATCACCGTGGCGGCCGCGTCCGGCGCGCTCGCCGTGACGGGCGGGATCGCGTACGCCGACGCCGGTGCCACCGGCACCGCGTCCGATTCGCCCGGTGTGGCGTCCGGCAACTCCGTCCAGGCTCCGGTGCACGTCCCGGTGAACGTGTGCGGGAACACCATCGACGTCATCGGGCTGCTCAACCCGGCGGCCGGCAACAGCTGCGCCAACACCTCCGACGCCTCCGACGACGACGGGAGCGGCGACGACTCGTACGGCGGCTCCTCGTCGTCCGGCGGTGGCTCCCACGCGGGCGGGCACACCAGTGACTCGCCGGGCGTCGGCTCGGGCAACAACGTGCAGCTGCCGATCGACCTCCCGGTCAACGCGTGCGGCAACACCGTCGACGTGATCGGCATCGGCAACCCGGCCGGGGGCAACGACTGCGCGAACGGGGAGTCCACCCCGCCGCCGGTCACGCCGCCGACCGAGCCGCCGGTCACGCCGCACCACCCCGGCACGCCGGAGAAGCCTCCGGTCACCCCGCGCACCCCGGACCAGCCCAACAAGCCGGGGACGCAGACCGTCACCCCGCCCAAGGGCCAGTCCCAGCTCGCCGAGACGGGCAGCTCGCTGCCGATCGGCGCTGCGGGCGCGGCGAGCGCGGGTGCGCTGCTCGCGGGCGCGGTGCTCTACCGGAGGGCCAAGGCCGGCGTGTGA
- a CDS encoding DUF5703 family protein: MPEYEFVDVYVPRGVSRKEATRLLTDHAEYGHWELDRLILRHDGSRRVRLRRRIIRQVRATW, from the coding sequence ATGCCGGAATACGAATTTGTCGACGTGTACGTGCCGCGCGGGGTGTCCCGCAAGGAGGCGACGCGTCTGCTGACGGACCATGCAGAGTACGGACACTGGGAGTTGGACCGACTGATCCTGCGCCACGACGGGAGCCGCCGCGTGCGGCTGCGCCGTCGGATCATCCGCCAGGTGCGGGCCACGTGGTGA
- a CDS encoding helix-hairpin-helix domain-containing protein — protein MSTESAAEETGPAPTPDTAQESAAGQAPGPDDAAQAPEGEPGGQVGGEDTHFPEPDNRATDGAGADAEPSEGTAADQDGGSDPAASGAADGRDDEDARTAGQQAAEPEGGDQEQRGGAASGSTDGEQADARAEVAAGQAAEHEGAEQDAPHGSAAGSTEDAPADARAETADGSESAGDGDGQAPGDAATGEGAQVSEAEAELAAQREFRERIAQRKASKEGPIDAGAKLSGTAADLLAAVRAVESGGKPASSVFTAPAPARAPEPARTPEARPAATPAPEQGPRPGVPGPARAVAGPGAEAVAAVRAVLGEGGAPESLAAAAAGALGEGAEERLREDPWQLLRVPGVRPEQADGFARALLGAECGPDDERRGCAVAVWLLEQAALAGHTALDLPVLAEALGKYAVTDPEAAVQSAVAEGDALVLQDPLDEPPAQAAAPEQAEEEGEEPERPVRILVGLERYAMAEESLADGLARLVNAGAKDATPPAGWEEAATRAKGSTAELLRAVAAHRLVLHTGGEAARAEPVAVAKAAAGLGLRVCVAAHSADGRRRAAELLGPDAPREVTATVAGLVAHAEGPGRDADGALALDLLVVLDAPQLDVDGAALLVEQLPDGAGLLLSGDPGTLWSAGPGRVFADLLAAAVCPRIASRTPDFGPIGELVSGIGIGELNAVEAPGKEVVIVPVRDAAEAIHRTVQLVADSVPRAIGVPAEQTQVITVGHGGAAGTRALNAALKERLNPGPGRFGGFDPGDRVVHVPAPGRIRPGRVLGADAEGLRLDCDGEPVLVPKDRVEQAVRHGWAVTGHQAVGLRWPAAVVVLPGDATQGLTRPWVYTAFGRGERHLSVVHGADAALPRAVAELPAKPRTTRLQTLVRGQIPAS, from the coding sequence GTGAGTACGGAGTCCGCCGCCGAGGAGACCGGCCCGGCACCGACCCCCGACACCGCGCAGGAGAGCGCGGCGGGACAGGCCCCCGGACCCGACGACGCCGCGCAGGCGCCCGAGGGCGAGCCCGGGGGCCAGGTCGGCGGCGAGGACACCCACTTCCCTGAGCCCGACAACCGGGCGACGGACGGGGCCGGGGCGGACGCGGAGCCGTCGGAGGGCACGGCCGCGGACCAGGACGGCGGAAGCGACCCCGCCGCGAGCGGTGCGGCCGACGGCCGGGACGACGAGGATGCTCGCACGGCCGGACAGCAGGCGGCGGAGCCGGAGGGCGGCGACCAGGAGCAGCGCGGCGGCGCCGCGTCCGGGAGCACGGACGGCGAACAGGCCGACGCGCGGGCCGAGGTGGCCGCGGGGCAGGCGGCTGAGCACGAGGGCGCCGAGCAGGACGCTCCGCATGGCTCCGCGGCCGGGAGCACGGAGGACGCCCCGGCCGACGCGCGCGCCGAGACGGCCGACGGCTCCGAATCCGCCGGCGACGGCGACGGGCAGGCTCCGGGGGACGCGGCGACCGGTGAAGGGGCCCAGGTCTCCGAGGCCGAGGCCGAGCTCGCGGCCCAGCGGGAGTTCCGGGAGCGGATCGCCCAGCGGAAGGCCAGCAAGGAAGGGCCCATCGACGCGGGGGCCAAGCTGAGCGGCACCGCGGCCGACCTGCTCGCGGCCGTGCGGGCCGTGGAGAGCGGCGGCAAGCCCGCCTCCTCCGTGTTCACCGCGCCCGCACCGGCACGGGCGCCCGAGCCCGCGCGCACGCCCGAAGCGCGCCCTGCGGCCACCCCCGCGCCGGAGCAGGGGCCGCGGCCCGGCGTTCCCGGCCCGGCCCGCGCGGTGGCCGGTCCCGGCGCGGAGGCCGTGGCCGCCGTACGGGCCGTGCTCGGCGAGGGCGGGGCGCCCGAGTCGCTCGCCGCGGCGGCCGCCGGCGCTCTGGGCGAGGGCGCCGAGGAGCGGCTGCGCGAGGATCCCTGGCAGCTGCTGCGCGTCCCCGGGGTGCGGCCCGAGCAGGCCGACGGCTTCGCGCGGGCGCTGCTCGGCGCCGAGTGCGGCCCGGACGACGAGCGGCGCGGCTGCGCGGTCGCGGTCTGGCTGCTGGAGCAGGCGGCCCTCGCGGGACACACCGCCCTGGACCTGCCGGTGCTCGCCGAGGCGCTCGGCAAGTACGCGGTGACCGACCCCGAGGCGGCGGTGCAGAGCGCGGTCGCGGAGGGCGACGCGCTCGTCCTCCAGGACCCGCTGGACGAGCCCCCGGCACAGGCGGCCGCGCCCGAGCAGGCCGAGGAGGAGGGCGAGGAGCCCGAGCGCCCGGTCCGGATCCTGGTCGGCCTGGAGCGGTACGCGATGGCGGAGGAGAGCCTCGCGGACGGCCTGGCCCGGCTGGTCAACGCGGGCGCGAAGGACGCGACGCCCCCGGCCGGCTGGGAGGAGGCCGCGACCCGGGCGAAGGGCTCGACTGCGGAGCTGCTCCGCGCGGTCGCCGCCCACCGCCTGGTGCTGCACACGGGCGGCGAGGCGGCCCGCGCCGAGCCGGTCGCGGTGGCGAAGGCGGCGGCCGGGCTCGGCCTGCGGGTCTGCGTCGCGGCGCACAGCGCGGACGGCCGCCGCAGGGCCGCCGAGCTGCTCGGCCCGGACGCCCCGCGCGAGGTGACCGCCACGGTCGCCGGGCTCGTCGCGCACGCGGAGGGCCCCGGCCGGGACGCGGACGGCGCGCTGGCCCTGGACCTGTTGGTGGTGCTCGACGCCCCGCAGCTGGACGTGGACGGCGCTGCGCTCCTCGTGGAGCAGCTGCCCGACGGGGCGGGGCTGCTGCTCAGCGGCGACCCCGGCACGCTGTGGTCGGCGGGCCCGGGCCGGGTCTTCGCGGACCTGCTCGCGGCCGCCGTCTGCCCGCGCATCGCCTCCCGCACCCCCGACTTCGGCCCGATCGGCGAGCTGGTCTCGGGCATCGGCATCGGTGAGCTGAACGCGGTGGAGGCGCCCGGCAAGGAGGTCGTGATCGTCCCGGTGCGGGACGCGGCGGAGGCGATCCACCGCACCGTGCAGCTCGTCGCGGACTCGGTGCCGCGCGCGATCGGGGTGCCCGCCGAGCAGACGCAGGTGATCACGGTCGGCCACGGCGGCGCGGCGGGGACGCGGGCGTTGAACGCGGCGCTGAAGGAGCGGCTCAACCCGGGCCCCGGCCGCTTCGGCGGCTTCGACCCCGGGGACCGGGTGGTGCACGTGCCCGCGCCGGGCCGGATCCGCCCGGGGCGGGTGCTGGGCGCGGACGCGGAGGGCCTGCGCCTGGACTGCGACGGTGAGCCCGTGCTCGTGCCGAAGGACCGGGTGGAGCAGGCCGTGCGGCACGGCTGGGCGGTCACCGGGCACCAGGCCGTGGGCCTGCGCTGGCCGGCGGCCGTGGTGGTGCTGCCCGGGGACGCGACGCAGGGGCTGACGCGCCCGTGGGTCTACACGGCGTTCGGCCGCGGCGAGCGGCACCTGTCCGTGGTGCACGGGGCGGACGCGGCGCTGCCGCGCGCCGTGGCGGAGCTCCCGGCGAAGCCCCGCACCACCCGCCTGCAGACCCTGGTCCGGGGCCAGATCCCGGCGTCCTGA
- a CDS encoding aldo/keto reductase yields the protein MEQRHLGRTGLRVSRIGLGTLTWGRDTDEHDAADLLKTFWEAGGSLVDTADVYGDGESEYLLGRLIEGLVPRQDLVISTKAGSVPDPDRRFDGSRGHLLAALDASLARLGTDHVDLWQVHAYDPGTPLDETLQALDIAVASGRARYAGVSNFCGWQLAKAATWQLAAPGTRTRIASTQMEYSLLQRGVEREVLPAALDLGIGLLPSSPLGRGVLTGKYRTGTPADSRGGSDHMAPFVAPYLDETARHIVDAVSIAADGLATTPLQVALAWIRDRPGVTAPIVGARNAQQLTAALSVETLSLPDEICQALDDVSAPVHRYPDQDWSTL from the coding sequence ATGGAGCAGAGGCATCTCGGCCGCACCGGCCTGCGCGTGTCCCGGATCGGACTCGGCACCCTCACCTGGGGCCGGGACACCGACGAGCACGACGCCGCCGACCTGTTGAAGACCTTCTGGGAGGCGGGCGGCAGCCTGGTCGACACGGCCGACGTGTACGGGGACGGGGAGTCGGAGTACCTGCTCGGGCGGCTGATCGAGGGGCTGGTGCCGCGCCAGGACCTGGTGATCTCCACGAAGGCGGGCAGCGTGCCCGATCCCGACCGGCGCTTCGACGGCTCGCGCGGCCATCTGCTCGCCGCGCTCGACGCCTCCCTGGCCCGCCTCGGCACGGACCACGTGGACCTGTGGCAGGTCCACGCCTACGATCCGGGCACGCCGCTCGACGAGACGCTCCAGGCGCTCGACATCGCCGTCGCCAGCGGGCGGGCCCGGTACGCGGGGGTGTCCAACTTCTGCGGCTGGCAGCTCGCCAAGGCGGCCACCTGGCAGCTCGCGGCGCCCGGGACCCGCACCCGGATCGCCAGTACGCAGATGGAGTACTCGCTGCTGCAGCGCGGCGTGGAGCGGGAGGTGCTGCCCGCCGCGCTCGACCTCGGCATCGGGCTGCTGCCGTCCTCGCCGCTGGGGCGCGGTGTCCTCACCGGCAAGTACCGCACGGGCACGCCCGCGGACTCGCGCGGCGGCTCGGACCACATGGCGCCGTTCGTCGCCCCGTACCTCGACGAGACGGCCCGGCACATCGTGGACGCGGTGTCCATAGCCGCCGACGGGCTCGCCACGACGCCGCTGCAGGTGGCGCTCGCCTGGATCAGGGACCGGCCCGGAGTGACCGCCCCGATCGTCGGCGCGCGCAACGCGCAGCAGCTCACGGCCGCGTTGTCAGTGGAGACGCTTAGTCTTCCTGACGAGATCTGCCAGGCGCTCGACGACGTGTCGGCGCCCGTGCACCGCTATCCCGATCAGGACTGGAGCACGTTGTGA
- a CDS encoding LLM class F420-dependent oxidoreductase — protein sequence MKLGINLGYWGLGMDTDNLTVAKEADKLGYAVCWAAEAYGSDTVTVLSYVAAQTERIDVGSAIMQIPARQPTMTAMTAATLDSLSGGRFRLGLGVSGPQVSEGWYGVKFDKPLARTREYVDIVRKAMSRERVSYEGEHWTLPLPEGPGKSLKLTVHPQREHIPLYIAAIGPKNLEQTGEIADGALLIFPAAEHIEDTAIRHLRAGREKAGKTMEGFDVCPTVPIAVGDDKDVSSLADLLRPYTALYVGGMGSRKQNFYNQLACRMGYEKEAAEVQEKYLSGDKEGAAAAIPQQLIDSTTLLGSVDRIADRMRAYAEAGVTTLTLSPAGFSLDERLASLRAGTDALERAGLA from the coding sequence ATGAAGCTCGGCATCAACCTCGGCTACTGGGGCCTGGGCATGGACACCGACAACCTCACCGTCGCGAAGGAGGCCGACAAGCTCGGCTATGCGGTCTGCTGGGCGGCCGAGGCGTACGGCTCCGACACCGTGACCGTGCTGTCGTACGTGGCCGCGCAGACCGAGCGGATCGACGTCGGCTCCGCGATCATGCAGATCCCCGCCCGCCAGCCCACGATGACCGCGATGACGGCCGCCACCCTCGACTCGCTGTCCGGCGGCCGCTTCCGCCTCGGTCTCGGCGTCTCCGGGCCGCAGGTCTCCGAGGGCTGGTACGGCGTCAAGTTCGACAAGCCGCTGGCCCGCACGCGCGAGTACGTCGACATCGTCCGCAAGGCGATGAGCCGCGAGCGCGTCTCCTACGAGGGCGAGCACTGGACCCTGCCGCTGCCCGAGGGCCCGGGCAAGTCCCTCAAGCTGACCGTGCACCCGCAGCGCGAGCACATCCCGCTCTACATCGCCGCGATCGGCCCGAAGAACCTGGAGCAGACCGGCGAGATCGCCGACGGCGCCCTGCTGATCTTCCCGGCCGCCGAGCACATCGAGGACACCGCGATCCGTCACCTGCGCGCGGGCCGCGAGAAGGCCGGCAAGACGATGGAGGGCTTCGACGTCTGCCCGACCGTGCCGATCGCCGTCGGCGACGACAAGGACGTCTCCTCGCTCGCCGACCTGCTGCGCCCCTACACCGCCCTGTACGTGGGCGGCATGGGCAGCCGCAAGCAGAACTTCTACAACCAGCTCGCCTGCCGCATGGGCTACGAGAAGGAAGCCGCCGAGGTCCAGGAGAAGTACCTGTCCGGCGACAAGGAGGGCGCCGCCGCGGCGATCCCGCAGCAGCTCATCGACTCCACGACCCTGCTCGGCTCCGTCGACCGGATCGCCGACCGGATGCGCGCCTACGCGGAGGCCGGGGTCACCACGCTCACGCTGTCCCCGGCCGGCTTCTCGCTGGACGAGCGCCTCGCCTCGCTGCGCGCGGGCACGGACGCGCTGGAGCGCGCCGGTCTGGCGTAG
- a CDS encoding ferritin-like domain-containing protein: protein MLSAKSLFQEILDDDESFRLFCSIAASGESQGGWENGRIAALVPASERDLAPKVARHGADEDKHGRIFNALMKKRGLQPVPVPEEADYTMLLERHGIGLAHEQLKRDEPLSVQDIVTYLAHSRVTEQRASEQMELLRKHFSDHPDIGRAVKMISHDEDNHLAYCHEELLRFAYAGHGRTIQRILRECALAEIAVYRDVSLAVMDHMGRILGWSKAKSAVLAAGIHAVYAYERLGGWRRMVSLEMPERRDALGGPATTSVEFA, encoded by the coding sequence ATGCTGTCGGCCAAGAGTCTGTTCCAGGAGATCCTCGACGACGACGAGTCGTTCCGGTTGTTCTGTTCCATCGCGGCCAGCGGGGAGTCCCAGGGCGGCTGGGAGAACGGCCGGATCGCGGCGCTCGTCCCGGCGAGCGAGCGCGACCTCGCCCCCAAGGTCGCCCGGCACGGCGCGGACGAGGACAAGCACGGGCGCATCTTCAACGCGCTCATGAAGAAGCGCGGCCTGCAACCGGTCCCCGTACCGGAGGAGGCCGACTACACGATGCTCCTCGAGCGGCACGGCATCGGGCTCGCCCACGAGCAGCTCAAGCGCGACGAGCCGCTGTCCGTGCAGGACATCGTCACGTACCTCGCGCACAGCCGGGTCACCGAACAGCGCGCCTCCGAGCAGATGGAGCTGCTGCGCAAGCACTTCTCCGACCATCCGGACATCGGCCGCGCGGTGAAGATGATCTCCCACGACGAGGACAACCACCTCGCCTACTGCCACGAGGAACTGCTGCGCTTCGCCTACGCGGGGCACGGCCGCACCATCCAGCGCATCCTGCGCGAGTGCGCCCTCGCGGAGATCGCCGTCTACCGGGACGTCAGCCTCGCCGTCATGGACCACATGGGCCGCATCCTGGGCTGGTCGAAGGCCAAGTCGGCCGTGCTCGCCGCCGGTATCCACGCCGTGTACGCGTACGAACGCCTCGGCGGCTGGCGGCGGATGGTCTCCCTGGAGATGCCCGAGCGGCGTGACGCGCTGGGCGGCCCGGCGACCACCTCCGTCGAGTTCGCCTGA
- the corA gene encoding magnesium/cobalt transporter CorA, whose product MIVDCAIYRDGRRIERPADFAVALDEARASGHAFVWIGLHEASTEEFDRVSHEFRLHPLAVEDALKAHQRPKLEVYDDSLFVVLKPVVYEARSDRVSTGELMIFLGDSFVVTVRHGEGAPLKAVRKRLEDDPEFLAHGPTAVLYSIADATVDHYLEVAAELQTDLEELEAEVFSPDGGGSRDTAARIYTFKRQILEFRRATGPLAMPMARLSGVGPWGTAGVPFVSADAQPFFRDVNDHLTRVNESVDGLDRLVSDILSAHLAQMSVRQNDDMRKISAWAAMAAVPTMIAGIYGMNFDHMPELHWVWTYPAVIVVMAVLEVLLYRQFKRRGWL is encoded by the coding sequence ATGATCGTCGACTGCGCCATCTACCGGGACGGGCGCCGTATCGAGCGGCCCGCGGACTTCGCCGTCGCGCTGGACGAGGCGCGGGCCTCGGGCCACGCGTTCGTCTGGATCGGACTGCATGAGGCCTCCACGGAGGAGTTCGACCGGGTCAGCCACGAGTTCAGACTGCATCCGCTGGCCGTCGAGGACGCCCTCAAGGCGCATCAGCGGCCGAAGCTGGAGGTGTACGACGACTCGCTGTTCGTCGTCCTCAAGCCGGTCGTCTACGAGGCGCGCAGCGACAGGGTGTCCACGGGCGAGCTGATGATCTTCCTCGGCGACTCGTTCGTGGTGACGGTGCGGCACGGCGAGGGCGCGCCCCTGAAGGCGGTGCGCAAGCGGCTGGAGGACGATCCGGAGTTCCTGGCGCACGGCCCGACGGCGGTCCTGTACTCGATCGCCGACGCGACGGTGGACCACTATCTGGAGGTCGCGGCCGAGTTGCAGACGGACCTGGAGGAGCTGGAGGCGGAGGTCTTCTCGCCGGACGGCGGCGGCTCCCGGGACACGGCGGCGCGGATCTACACCTTCAAGCGGCAGATCCTGGAGTTCCGGCGCGCGACCGGCCCGCTGGCGATGCCGATGGCGCGCCTGTCGGGCGTGGGGCCTTGGGGCACCGCGGGCGTCCCGTTCGTCAGCGCGGACGCGCAGCCCTTCTTCCGGGACGTGAACGACCACCTGACCCGGGTCAACGAGTCGGTGGACGGCCTGGACCGGCTGGTGTCGGACATCCTGTCGGCCCACCTGGCGCAGATGAGCGTCCGGCAGAACGACGACATGCGCAAGATCTCGGCGTGGGCGGCGATGGCCGCCGTGCCCACGATGATCGCCGGGATCTACGGCATGAACTTCGACCACATGCCCGAGCTGCACTGGGTATGGACGTACCCGGCGGTCATCGTGGTGATGGCGGTCCTGGAAGTGCTCCTGTACCGGCAGTTCAAGCGGCGCGGCTGGCTCTGA
- a CDS encoding histidine phosphatase family protein gives MPTLILVRHGRSTANTAGLLAGWTPGVALDERGAAQAAALPARLAELPLAEVVSSPLQRCRETVAPLLAARPGLSVHTDDRIGECDYGDWSGRKLAELADEPLMQVVQQHPTAAAFPGGESMRHMQHRAAEAVREWNARVEAEHGPDAVYLMCSHGDIIKSLVADALGLHLDLFQRISVEPCSVTAIRYTRLRPFLVRLGDTGDFASLAPREQPQGPDAPVGGGAGAP, from the coding sequence ATGCCCACGCTGATTCTCGTCCGGCACGGACGCTCGACCGCCAACACCGCGGGTCTGCTCGCCGGGTGGACCCCCGGCGTGGCCCTCGACGAGCGCGGGGCCGCGCAGGCCGCCGCACTGCCCGCGCGCCTCGCGGAGCTGCCCCTCGCGGAGGTCGTCAGCAGCCCGCTGCAGCGCTGCCGGGAGACCGTCGCGCCGCTGCTCGCCGCCCGCCCCGGGCTGAGCGTGCACACCGACGACCGGATCGGCGAGTGCGACTACGGCGACTGGTCGGGCCGCAAGCTCGCCGAGCTCGCCGACGAGCCGCTCATGCAGGTCGTGCAGCAGCACCCGACCGCCGCCGCGTTCCCCGGCGGCGAGTCCATGCGCCACATGCAGCACCGCGCCGCCGAGGCGGTGCGCGAGTGGAACGCGCGCGTGGAGGCCGAGCACGGCCCCGACGCCGTGTACCTGATGTGCTCGCACGGCGACATCATCAAGTCCCTCGTCGCGGACGCCCTCGGGCTGCACCTCGACCTCTTCCAGCGCATCTCCGTGGAGCCCTGCTCCGTCACGGCGATCCGCTACACCCGGCTGCGCCCCTTCCTGGTACGCCTCGGCGACACCGGGGACTTCGCCTCGCTCGCCCCGCGCGAGCAGCCGCAGGGGCCGGATGCGCCCGTGGGCGGTGGCGCGGGCGCACCGTGA
- a CDS encoding DUF3090 domain-containing protein has protein sequence MSRQVFLYDPPERFVAGTVGLPGRRTFFLQASAGTRVTSVALEKTQVAALAERMDELLDEVVRRSGGNAPVPAVAPSEIADTAPLDSPVEEEFRVGTMALAWDGDEQRMIVEAQALVELDAESEEDLAEAEERLLQDEENGPPMLRVRLTGTQARAFAKRALDVVNAGRPPCPLCSLPLDPEGHVCPRQNGYRRGA, from the coding sequence GTGTCCCGTCAGGTGTTCCTCTACGACCCTCCGGAGCGTTTCGTGGCCGGCACGGTCGGACTCCCCGGGCGCCGCACCTTCTTCCTGCAGGCCTCGGCAGGTACGCGCGTCACGAGCGTGGCGCTGGAGAAGACCCAGGTCGCCGCGCTCGCGGAGCGCATGGACGAGCTGCTCGACGAGGTCGTGCGGCGCAGCGGGGGCAACGCCCCGGTGCCCGCCGTGGCGCCCTCCGAGATCGCGGACACCGCCCCGCTGGACTCCCCGGTGGAGGAGGAGTTCCGCGTCGGCACGATGGCGCTCGCCTGGGACGGTGACGAGCAGCGCATGATCGTCGAGGCGCAGGCGCTCGTGGAGCTGGACGCCGAGTCCGAGGAGGACCTCGCCGAGGCCGAGGAGAGGCTTCTCCAGGACGAGGAGAACGGGCCGCCGATGCTCCGCGTCCGACTGACCGGCACGCAGGCCCGCGCGTTCGCCAAGCGCGCCCTGGACGTCGTGAACGCGGGCCGCCCGCCGTGCCCCCTGTGCAGCCTGCCGCTCGACCCGGAGGGACACGTATGTCCGCGCCAGAACGGATACCGGCGCGGAGCGTGA
- a CDS encoding SCO1664 family protein, producing MSAPERIPARSVSAPADLSALDLLTRGELEVRGRIREASNAVLLCTVTHEGREAACVYKPVRGERPLWDFPDGTLAQREVAAYEVSEALGWGLVPPTVLRDGPYGEGMCQLWIDGPEEPEEAGRLLALVDGEEPGEGWKAIGFAEVGEGRTALLVHADDPRLRRLAVLDAVINNGDRKGGHLLLDATGRLYGIDHGVTFNAEDKLRTLLWGWAGEPLTEEATAALETLRDRLGAGEPLADRLGALITAAELDAVRERVAELLRTGRHREPGGDWPAIPWPPV from the coding sequence ATGTCCGCGCCAGAACGGATACCGGCGCGGAGCGTGAGCGCCCCCGCCGACCTCTCCGCCCTCGACCTCCTGACCCGCGGCGAGCTCGAGGTCCGCGGCCGGATCCGCGAGGCGTCGAACGCGGTGCTGCTGTGCACCGTCACGCACGAGGGCCGCGAGGCCGCCTGCGTCTACAAGCCGGTGCGCGGCGAGCGCCCCCTGTGGGACTTCCCCGACGGCACGCTCGCCCAGCGCGAGGTCGCCGCCTACGAGGTCTCCGAGGCGCTCGGCTGGGGCCTGGTGCCGCCGACCGTGCTGCGCGACGGACCGTACGGCGAGGGCATGTGCCAGCTGTGGATCGACGGCCCGGAGGAGCCCGAAGAGGCCGGCCGGCTGCTCGCGCTCGTCGACGGCGAGGAGCCGGGCGAGGGCTGGAAGGCGATCGGCTTCGCGGAGGTCGGCGAGGGCCGCACCGCGCTGCTCGTGCACGCCGACGACCCGCGCCTGCGCCGCCTCGCGGTGCTCGACGCGGTGATCAACAACGGCGACCGCAAGGGCGGCCACCTGCTGCTCGACGCCACCGGCCGGCTCTACGGCATCGACCACGGCGTCACCTTCAACGCCGAGGACAAGCTGCGCACCCTGCTGTGGGGCTGGGCGGGCGAGCCGCTCACCGAGGAGGCGACGGCCGCCCTGGAGACTCTGCGGGACCGCCTGGGCGCGGGGGAGCCGCTCGCCGACCGGCTCGGCGCCCTGATCACCGCCGCGGAGCTCGACGCCGTACGAGAACGGGTGGCGGAGCTGCTCAGGACCGGACGGCACCGTGAGCCGGGCGGCGACTGGCCCGCGATCCCGTGGCCGCCCGTCTGA
- a CDS encoding SRPBCC domain-containing protein produces the protein MTKLIVEDRIERPAKDVFEAIVSPESLSSFFTAEASAAMVPGTTVTWRFGHVDATFDVEIGDIEADRLITWRWPGEVTIRLAQEDGATRITITEDRMGEGSEGAARAVGQTQGWTYFVCALRAWLVHGIRHFGLSDAIRAALV, from the coding sequence ATGACCAAGCTGATTGTCGAGGACCGGATCGAGCGTCCGGCCAAGGACGTCTTCGAGGCCATCGTGAGCCCGGAGAGCCTGTCGAGCTTCTTCACCGCCGAGGCGTCCGCCGCGATGGTGCCCGGCACCACCGTGACGTGGCGCTTCGGCCATGTCGACGCCACGTTCGACGTCGAGATCGGCGACATCGAGGCGGACCGCCTCATCACCTGGCGCTGGCCGGGCGAGGTGACGATCCGGCTCGCGCAGGAGGACGGCGCGACAAGAATCACCATCACCGAGGACCGGATGGGCGAGGGCTCCGAGGGCGCCGCGCGCGCCGTCGGGCAGACCCAGGGCTGGACGTACTTCGTGTGCGCCCTGCGGGCCTGGCTGGTTCACGGGATCCGTCATTTCGGGCTGAGCGACGCGATCCGCGCCGCTCTCGTCTGA